Proteins from one Chitinophaga oryzae genomic window:
- the fabD gene encoding ACP S-malonyltransferase, translated as MKHAYVFPGQASQFPGMGKNLYDTNEKAKELFEKANEILGFRISDVMFTGTEEDLKQTKVTQPAVFLHAVIAFMTTEHSQPDMVAGHSLGEFSALVANGVLSFEEALRLVAIRANAMQKACEQQPSTMAVILGMEDAKVEEICAKVAAETNEVVVPANYNSPGQLVISGTVKAVETACAELKAAGAKRAMVLPVGGAFHSPLMESAREELKAAIEKAVFNTPACPVYQNVVAAAVTEPAQIKQNLIDQLTGPVKWSQSVLAMVADGATAFTEVGPGKVLQGLVQKIAKEVSVNGIS; from the coding sequence ATGAAGCATGCATATGTATTTCCCGGGCAGGCATCGCAATTTCCGGGTATGGGTAAGAACCTGTATGACACCAATGAGAAAGCAAAGGAACTGTTTGAGAAAGCCAACGAAATCCTGGGATTTCGCATCTCTGATGTCATGTTTACCGGCACTGAGGAAGACCTGAAACAAACCAAAGTAACGCAGCCTGCCGTATTTTTGCATGCTGTGATCGCTTTTATGACTACAGAACATTCCCAACCAGACATGGTAGCTGGCCACTCCCTGGGAGAATTTTCCGCCCTCGTTGCCAACGGGGTACTGTCTTTCGAAGAAGCGTTGCGCCTGGTAGCCATCAGGGCGAATGCCATGCAGAAAGCATGCGAACAGCAACCCTCTACCATGGCCGTGATCCTGGGTATGGAAGATGCCAAAGTAGAAGAAATCTGTGCCAAAGTAGCCGCTGAAACCAATGAAGTGGTGGTACCGGCCAACTATAACAGCCCGGGGCAACTGGTGATCTCCGGCACCGTGAAGGCGGTGGAGACTGCCTGTGCGGAATTAAAAGCTGCCGGCGCTAAAAGAGCGATGGTACTGCCGGTAGGCGGCGCCTTCCATTCTCCGCTGATGGAATCTGCCCGTGAAGAACTGAAAGCAGCTATCGAAAAAGCAGTCTTCAACACACCTGCCTGCCCGGTATACCAAAACGTGGTAGCCGCCGCAGTGACAGAACCGGCACAGATCAAACAAAACCTGATCGACCAGCTCACCGGCCCGGTAAAATGGAGCCAGTCCGTACTGGCCATGGTAGCCGACGGCGCAACTGCATTCACCGAAGTAGGTCCGGGTAAAGTGTTACAGGGACTGGTGCAGAAAATAGCGAAAGAGGTATCTGTTAATGGAATCAGCTAA
- a CDS encoding GNAT family N-acetyltransferase: MIFLHDFRDLRGESTETLSHTFNNAFSDYIVPMHLTPSILEQKMKAENLRREWSVGAFNGNDLGAFILHGANHDTHPTVLYNGGTGVTPAYRGQHLIQKMYHQFIPRYQQAGIRKILLEVITSNLPAIKAYTNSGFHKLRTFHCYKGTVAVTATNPDVTIREAARPDWNLLSTFMDMEPAWSNNAASIEREYPVTTTWEAQLDGQTVGYITVHKDSRRIRNIGVHPGFRRRGIASTLLQHVSAALDGPMSIINIDEKNPEISAFLEKSGLGHYLSQYEMGIEI; the protein is encoded by the coding sequence ATGATTTTTCTTCACGATTTCAGAGACCTCCGGGGAGAATCGACCGAAACCCTCAGCCATACGTTCAATAACGCATTCAGCGATTATATCGTACCGATGCACCTCACTCCTTCCATCCTTGAACAGAAGATGAAAGCTGAAAACCTACGGCGTGAATGGTCTGTCGGCGCTTTCAACGGCAACGATCTCGGCGCCTTTATCCTGCATGGCGCCAACCATGACACCCACCCTACGGTACTGTATAATGGCGGCACCGGTGTAACGCCCGCCTATCGCGGACAACACCTGATACAAAAAATGTATCACCAATTCATCCCTCGTTATCAGCAGGCCGGCATCCGGAAAATACTGCTGGAAGTGATCACCTCCAATCTCCCCGCCATTAAAGCCTATACGAACAGTGGCTTTCACAAGCTGCGCACGTTCCACTGCTACAAAGGCACCGTCGCCGTTACTGCCACCAATCCCGATGTCACTATCCGGGAAGCGGCGCGGCCGGACTGGAACCTTCTTTCTACTTTCATGGACATGGAACCCGCCTGGAGCAACAATGCAGCCAGTATAGAAAGGGAGTACCCGGTGACCACCACCTGGGAAGCGCAGCTGGACGGGCAGACCGTCGGTTATATCACCGTGCACAAAGACAGCCGGCGTATCCGCAATATCGGCGTACATCCGGGCTTCCGCCGCCGGGGCATCGCCAGCACGCTGCTGCAGCACGTATCCGCCGCACTGGATGGGCCCATGAGCATTATCAACATTGATGAAAAAAATCCGGAGATCAGTGCTTTCCTGGAGAAATCGGGGCTCGGGCACTATCTGTCACAATACGAAATGGGAATAGAGATATAG
- a CDS encoding GNAT family N-acetyltransferase has translation MADITLRIARKEDCPRLMELIRELAEYENAPQEVTVSLAHFEDAGFGVSPVWKAFVATTSGADGQELIVGFALFYVRYSTWKGCRLYLEDLIVTEQWRGKGIGKLLLDRIIEEAKERQYSGVLWQVLEWNEPAINFYKKYAAKFDAEWVNVSVELS, from the coding sequence ATGGCAGATATAACGTTAAGGATTGCACGAAAAGAAGATTGCCCCCGGCTGATGGAACTGATCCGGGAGCTGGCCGAATATGAAAACGCGCCGCAGGAAGTAACCGTAAGCCTTGCCCACTTTGAAGATGCCGGCTTCGGCGTAAGCCCGGTATGGAAAGCTTTTGTGGCCACCACTTCCGGCGCGGACGGCCAGGAGCTGATAGTGGGTTTTGCCCTGTTTTATGTCCGCTACTCTACCTGGAAAGGTTGCCGTTTGTACCTGGAAGACCTCATCGTGACAGAACAATGGCGCGGTAAAGGCATTGGCAAACTGCTGCTGGACCGCATCATTGAAGAAGCGAAGGAAAGGCAGTACAGCGGCGTTCTCTGGCAGGTGCTCGAGTGGAACGAACCAGCCATCAATTTCTACAAAAAGTACGCAGCGAAGTTTGACGCAGAATGGGTAAATGTCAGCGTAGAGTTATCCTAA
- a CDS encoding DinB family protein yields MKEILVRFASYNHWANQQLVAVMLKLNAEQVMQDPGDTFPSLFKTVCHLWQGESIWYQRLQLTEQPVDPTASFSGSFTEACEAWLRQSLRLQEWVKQATEARLNHTIAFAPRKGEQVKLPVRDAVMDSCNHSTFYRGQLVRMLQQLGVKRVPATDYHRFKPKK; encoded by the coding sequence ATGAAAGAAATCCTGGTGCGGTTCGCATCTTATAACCACTGGGCTAACCAACAGCTGGTGGCGGTCATGTTGAAGCTGAATGCGGAGCAGGTCATGCAGGACCCTGGAGACACTTTCCCTTCCCTGTTTAAAACGGTATGTCATCTATGGCAGGGAGAGAGTATCTGGTATCAGCGGTTGCAGCTGACGGAACAGCCGGTAGACCCCACAGCATCGTTTAGCGGAAGCTTTACAGAAGCCTGCGAGGCATGGCTGCGGCAGTCGCTCCGGCTGCAGGAGTGGGTGAAGCAGGCTACCGAAGCGAGGTTGAACCACACCATCGCCTTTGCGCCCCGCAAAGGAGAACAGGTGAAGCTGCCGGTACGGGATGCTGTCATGGATTCCTGCAACCACAGTACCTTTTATCGCGGGCAACTGGTGCGTATGTTGCAACAGCTGGGGGTGAAACGGGTACCTGCTACCGACTACCACCGTTTTAAGCCTAAAAAGTAG
- a CDS encoding NUDIX hydrolase, with the protein MNAASFYGQAPKHLVAVDCIIFGFDEGKLKLLVMKRKLAPMAGEWSLVGGFVQAEESTDDAAARVLKLTTGLEDIYMDQLHCYGEVNRDTGARVISVAYYALIRIKDHDRPLAQEHGAHWLELHEIPTLIFDHNRMINDALVQLRNNAHFHPIGFELLPEKFTLSQLRSLYEEIYQKTLDKRNFRKKILSLDVMEKLEEKDKTSSKKGAHLYRFDPARYEVLMRKGLVFEI; encoded by the coding sequence ATGAATGCAGCTTCTTTTTATGGGCAGGCCCCGAAACACCTGGTAGCGGTAGATTGTATCATCTTTGGTTTCGATGAAGGCAAGCTGAAGTTGTTGGTGATGAAGCGGAAGCTGGCTCCCATGGCCGGCGAATGGTCGCTGGTAGGCGGCTTTGTGCAGGCGGAGGAGAGTACTGACGATGCTGCGGCGAGGGTCCTCAAACTGACCACCGGCCTGGAAGACATTTATATGGACCAGCTGCATTGTTACGGAGAGGTAAACCGTGATACGGGCGCACGCGTAATATCCGTGGCCTACTATGCACTGATCCGCATCAAAGACCATGACCGCCCGCTGGCCCAGGAACATGGCGCTCACTGGCTGGAGCTGCATGAAATCCCCACGCTCATATTCGACCACAACAGAATGATCAACGACGCGCTGGTGCAACTGCGTAATAACGCGCATTTCCATCCTATCGGGTTTGAACTGCTGCCGGAGAAATTTACGCTGTCGCAACTCAGAAGCCTCTACGAGGAAATATACCAAAAGACACTTGATAAGCGTAACTTTAGAAAGAAAATACTGTCACTGGACGTGATGGAGAAGCTGGAGGAAAAGGACAAGACCTCCTCCAAAAAAGGCGCACACCTGTATCGTTTTGATCCCGCACGGTATGAGGTACTGATGCGGAAGGGACTGGTGTTCGAGATATAG
- a CDS encoding sensor histidine kinase, with translation MMILRRYMLLHMCWLLFVFPTLLHGQHKEIGRIKSQLPHIGDSVTYVDALNRLAAVYQACQLDSCGRYASMARDMAVRIGYPSGKARALRNLGNYYALRPHRYLSYLFYNDALEESRKAGDSVNVSQVMMNIGIYHYFTGKLASANDYVAQSLKLTRHLKEDSLHALGLGNYYAINYTDSSTRAAAATALSEATTLAERYHDTRELLYIRLLLANEDYVAERFEAAKKRVRQVLDTAIREGFAYYAMRASMELSEYKSRLGEPDSLAHLQDAVSHAVAGGYIGLLLPQVTQLYHYFQQQKDTLQAARYSRIALNIMQQQQDDMQQGEMDYIAYSLQDQTLDSLKMQSDLQQAALQKTRLAQRYSQYLFIFVVAIILLLIVLTWFLVRSYRSSRLRSQRLARVKTEIAAANEVLKKNDDFKNKLISLIAHDFRTPLYNIIDITGFVNEDILTPEDATGMVMEVEQTATATLSVFEEILSWMRTQLSGFVYRPHSFVLADMLEMSARNVQHLMREKNIRLEQQVPEGLTVQGDFEMLQFIHRNFLHNAIKFSPENGVITITAIRKDGYVEVFFRDQGPGIDPEVLPGLFTYNSESYARKGAGKGAGLALIICRDFIDKMNGNAGAQNNEEGGSTFFYRVPEIDV, from the coding sequence ATGATGATCCTCAGACGATATATGCTGTTGCATATGTGCTGGTTGTTGTTTGTTTTCCCGACATTGCTGCATGGGCAGCATAAAGAGATCGGCAGGATTAAATCACAACTGCCGCACATTGGCGACAGCGTGACTTATGTAGACGCCCTTAACAGACTGGCGGCGGTATATCAGGCCTGCCAGCTGGACAGCTGCGGTCGTTATGCGTCCATGGCGAGGGATATGGCCGTCCGTATCGGTTACCCCTCCGGCAAGGCCCGGGCACTGCGCAACCTGGGAAACTACTATGCCCTCCGTCCTCATCGTTACCTCTCTTATCTCTTTTATAACGACGCCCTGGAAGAAAGCCGTAAAGCCGGCGATTCGGTCAATGTATCACAGGTGATGATGAACATTGGCATCTATCACTATTTTACAGGTAAACTGGCTTCGGCCAACGATTACGTGGCACAATCGCTGAAGCTGACACGGCACCTGAAGGAAGACTCGCTGCACGCCCTCGGGCTGGGCAACTATTACGCCATCAACTATACCGACAGCAGTACCCGGGCTGCAGCCGCTACCGCATTGTCCGAAGCCACCACGCTGGCAGAACGTTACCACGATACCCGTGAACTGCTCTATATCCGGTTGCTGCTGGCCAATGAAGACTACGTGGCCGAACGTTTTGAAGCTGCAAAGAAAAGAGTGCGGCAGGTGCTGGACACGGCCATCAGGGAAGGGTTTGCGTATTATGCCATGCGCGCCTCGATGGAACTGTCGGAGTACAAAAGCCGGCTCGGGGAGCCGGACTCGCTGGCACATCTTCAGGATGCTGTATCACATGCCGTCGCGGGCGGATATATCGGGCTGCTGCTGCCGCAGGTAACACAACTGTACCATTATTTCCAGCAACAGAAAGACACGCTGCAGGCCGCCCGCTACAGCCGCATTGCACTGAATATCATGCAACAGCAACAGGACGATATGCAACAGGGAGAAATGGATTATATCGCCTACTCGCTGCAGGACCAGACACTGGATTCCCTGAAAATGCAGTCGGACCTGCAGCAGGCAGCGCTGCAAAAGACGAGGCTGGCGCAGCGCTACTCGCAATACCTGTTTATTTTCGTGGTGGCCATTATCCTGCTGCTGATCGTGCTCACATGGTTCCTGGTGCGCTCCTACCGCTCTTCCCGCCTCCGCTCCCAGCGCCTTGCCCGCGTGAAAACAGAGATAGCCGCGGCCAATGAAGTGCTGAAAAAAAACGATGACTTCAAAAATAAACTGATCTCGTTGATTGCACATGACTTCAGGACGCCGCTGTATAACATTATCGATATTACCGGATTTGTCAATGAAGATATCCTCACCCCTGAAGATGCTACCGGCATGGTGATGGAAGTGGAGCAAACCGCCACCGCCACCCTGTCTGTTTTTGAAGAAATACTCAGCTGGATGCGGACGCAGCTGTCGGGATTTGTATACCGGCCGCATTCCTTTGTGCTGGCCGATATGCTGGAGATGTCCGCCCGCAATGTGCAGCATCTGATGCGCGAAAAAAATATCCGGCTGGAGCAACAGGTGCCCGAAGGGTTGACGGTGCAGGGCGACTTTGAGATGCTGCAGTTTATCCACCGTAATTTCCTGCATAACGCTATCAAGTTTTCCCCGGAGAATGGAGTTATAACGATAACGGCTATACGTAAAGATGGTTATGTTGAAGTTTTTTTCCGGGACCAGGGGCCGGGCATTGACCCGGAGGTACTGCCGGGATTGTTTACCTACAACAGTGAAAGCTATGCGCGGAAGGGGGCCGGCAAGGGAGCAGGCCTGGCATTGATCATCTGTCGTGACTTCATAGATAAAATGAATGGAAATGCGGGCGCACAGAATAATGAAGAAGGCGGAAGCACCTTCTTTTACCGGGTGCCGGAAATAGACGTTTAA